In Vitis vinifera cultivar Pinot Noir 40024 chromosome 17, ASM3070453v1, one genomic interval encodes:
- the LOC100265564 gene encoding probable apyrase 7: MEPRSPSKFKIPIMGFVQYKRVFNIGIIVLAVVLLLVGVYHVFGPGRGGNVLGRPYFTVVVDCGSTGTRVNVYEWVMKGERNWELPMLMHSYPDLSTKSPLWKGACQYHCLQTEPGLDKFVGNYSGVRASLEPLILWAEQQVPPERRGETPVFVLATAGLRRLDVVDVKQVLDDAEAVVGKHAFLHRRSWIRVLSGKEEAYYGWIALNYKMGRLGNNSRLPTLGLLDLGGSSLQVVMEVGESREDGHLVRSRVGLFEHRILAYSLTEFGINKAFDRTVSMLSQVQPLREGSGRKLELQHPCLGSDYVNNYTCDGCIFSNATDSNSSQPMRNHHFTSVYLVGDLNWEQCKGLARTAAIHSSSSDWSNLTLALNCKAHLPSHSGSNILNSKATTHAAACFHALSGFFVVYTMLNLSQRANMTEIWERGQLLCSRSDAHFGSISGNYARQFCFSVPYLASLIEDGLCLGDAEINFGPGDVSWTLGAALVEGEYLWLSTTNSRLSISSLKIKSVLASPFFLFILLLGLLLIVYCSQIKLPMPGKRGAGVRSSLPSYIYPKRRPN; this comes from the exons ATGGAACCCAGGTCGCCTTCCAAGTTTAAAATTCCTATCATGGGATTTGTTCAATATAAACGGGTCTTCAATATTGGTATCATAGTTCTGGCCGTTGTGCTGTTACTGGTTGGTGTTTATCATGTATTTGGACCGGGGAGAGGTGGCAATGTGTTGGGAAGGCCTTACTTTACTGTGGTTGTGGACTGTGGAAGCACAGGGACGAGAGTGAATGTGTATGAGTGGGTCATGAAAGGTGAGAGGAACTGGGAGCTGCCTATGTTGATGCATTCATATCCCGACTTGTCAACCAAGAGTCCTCTTTGGAAAGGTGCTTGTCAGTACCATTGCTTGCAAACTGAACCTGGGTTAGATAAATTTGTTGGTAATTATTCAGGGGTGAGGGCGTCTTTGGAGCCATTGATTCTTTGGGCTGAGCAGCAGGTACCACCTGAAAGACGTGGAGAGACTCCGGTTTTTGTTCTAGCTACTGCTGGACTAAGGAGGCTGGATGTTGTTGATGTTAAGCAAGTTTTGGATGATGCAGAGGCTGTTGTGGGAAAGCATGCATTTTTGCATAGGAGAAGTTGGATCAGGGTGTTGAGTGGAAAAGAAGAAGCTTACTATGGTTGGATTGCTCTGAACTATAAGATGGGGAGACTTGGAAATAATTCAAGGTTGCCCACTTTGGGACTTCTGGATTTGGGTGGTTCATCATTGCAGGTGGTGATGGAGGTAGGTGAATCAAGAGAAGATGGGCACTTGGTCAGATCAAGGGTTGGCTTGTTTGAACATCGAATCTTGGCATACTCATTGACGGAATTTGGTATAAATAAGGCATTTGATAGGACAGTTAGTATGCTAAGCCAAGTGCAACCACTCAGAGAAGGTTCTGGCCGTAAACTGGAACTCCAGCATCCTTGTCTTGGTTCTGATTATGTGAACAATTACACCTGTGATGGTTGCATTTTTTCAAATGCTACTGACTCGAATAGTTCTCAGCCCATGCGAAATCATCACTTCACTTCTGTGTATCTAGTTGGAGACCTGAATTGGGAGCAATGCAAAGGACTTGCAAGGACTGCTGCAATACATTCAAGCAGCTCAGATTGGTCCAACCTAACACTTGCTTTAAACTGCAAAGCACACTTGCCTTCTCATAGTG GCAGCAATATACTGAATTCTAAAGCCACCACCCATGCTGCTGCATGCTTTCATGCTTTGTCTGgattttttgttgtttacaCCATGCTGAATTTGAGTCAAAGAGCCAACATGACAGAAATTTGGGAGAGAGGCCAGCTACTATGTTCAAGATCAGATGCTCATTTTGGCAGCATTTCCGGAAATTATGCTAGGCAGTTTTGTTTCAGTGTGCCCTATTTAGCTTCACTCATTGAAGATGGTCTATGTCTTGGTGATGCAGAAATAAATTTTGGCCCGGGAGATGTTTCTTGGACTTTAGGAGCTGCCTTGGTTGAAGGGGAATACTTGTGGCTAAGTACCACTAATTCTCGGTTGAGCATATCATCCTTGAAAATAAAGTCAGTCTTAGCATCaccatttttcctatttattttgcTTCTAGGTCTTCTTCTCATTGTTTACTGTAGTCAAATTAAGCTGCCTATGCCCGGAAAAAGAGGTGCCGGTGTTAGATCATCCTTGCCATCCTATATCTATCCAAAACGCAGGCCAAACTAA